The Nitrospiraceae bacterium sequence TATTAGACACCAGGGGGGAGTTGGCCTTTGTCTACCGGGAGGCCTGGGTCACATTTGTGGGGGGGACTCTGGTTCCGGTTGGAGGACATAATTTGTTGGAACCTGCACAATGGGGTCGCCCCGTTCTATTTGGCCCCCATGTTGATCATTGCCGGGACATTGCCGGACGGCTTTTGGGAGCAGGAGGAGGCCTACAAATTCAGAATCAGGAGAATTTGGCTTTTCAGTTGATTCGTCTGATCGCGCATCCTTCAGCAGCCGAGGAGATGGGCCAACGGGCTTTGGAAATGGTCCGGACCCATCGGGGCGTCGTCACAAGGAATCTGCAATGGATTGATCAATTCTTGGACAAGGACCATTCGGCCTTTTTCTCTTTGTCGGCGAAAGGGTCTTCTGCACGTAAATCTCAAGAAGTGCTCCGATAAGCTTCCGTTAGAGCCCTGTATAAGGGGAGAATATGATCTCCGCCATGTGTCCTTCGTGAATACGACCTCTCCTTCGCTTGGTGTAAACCCGGAACGGCTCTGGCGTTGGTTGGACCGGCGTTGCCCATGGATTCTCCGGTGGTGTGCTGTTCCCTATGGCGCAGTCGGCCAGTTTCGGAGGGCGGCCTATCAATGTGGCTGGTTTCCTCGACATCGATTGCCCAAACCGGTGATCAGTGTGGGTAATATGACCGTGGGGGGAACCGGGAAGACTCCATTGGTGATGTGGTTGGCCGCCAGGCTTCATGAGCGGGGCAAGCGGGTGGCGATTTTAAGCCGTGGGTATGGAAGGCACTGTTCGGCAGTAAATAAGCTGGTCTCTGATGGGGTTTCGCTGAAGGGAGATTGGCGGTCGGTAGGGGATGAGGCCATATTAATGGCCGAAAAGTGCCCATGGGCAATTGTGGCTGTGGGGCCCAATCGTTATCGTCTGGGACAGTGGGTGTTAGAGCAGGCCTCATGCGATTGCTTTCTTCTTGATGATGGCTTCCAACATCTTTCTCTCTATCGCGATCTGGATGTGCTCTTATTTGATGCGACTGATGTTGAGGGCCTAAGCGGTGTCGTGCCAGCCGGCCGAATGCGTGAACCGCTGTCCGCAGCAAAATGGGCCTCGACGATCGTTTTCAGTCGAACGGAACAAGTTGTATCGGTCGCATCACTCCAGAATCGAATTGAACAGAGCGTGGGAACCTCCATTGTCCCCATACGTCTGGAAACCGAACCTGGAATGTTCACGCATATTGCGACAGGGAAATCCCAACAGGCCGTGAACTTTAAGAGGACAGCTTGTTTGCTTTTTAGCGGGATAGGCAATCCCGCCTCCTTTCGGAGGAGTGTGGCGTCCTGTGGGTTGACGGTGGGTGAGGAGGTTCGGTACCCCGACCATTTTGCCTATTCGGAAAAAGATGTTGAAGGCATTCGTTTGAAGATGCGACGTGTAGGGCTTGATCTCGCGATCACAACAGAGAAAGATGCTCTGAAAATTAGAGAGTATCTGAAACATGATGATCCTCTATGGGCGCTGGAGGTGCACGTCCGGATGACTCAAGGGGAACACCAGTTACGTAAACAGCTCCATGCCATTTGTCCATAGGACTCAGATATGGTTGATCAGATAGGGTCAAGCAGATCGGTTATGTGAGGGGGCCTGACGTTTTTCGATGAATATTCTCGTGCGCGTTCCCAACTGGATCGGCGATGCCGTGATGTGCCTACCGGCGCTCATGGATTTACGGAATCATCATCCGGATGCCAAAGTCACGGTGTTGGCCAGGCCGATCATCGGAGAATTGTTGGCAGGACATCCGGGCGTGGATGAGGTCATGATGTATTTCCATCAAGGGGAGCATCAGGGCCTTTTCGGGCTCTGGCGCCTCATTCAACTTGTGAAGAGAAAACAGTTTGATCGTGCGGTGTTATTTCAAAATGCCTTTGAAGCCGCCCTCATTGCCTGGGTGGCTGGTATCCCATCCCGCATCGGGTATGCGACGGACGGACGGCGTTGGCTTCTGTCCGAGCATGTGCCCAGTCCGGATCGGGCGAAGCTGCATCATACGGCGTATTATCGGGACATTGTGAAGGCCATCACTCACTCTCCAGGAAAACATCATAGCCCTCAACTATTTCTATCTCCTGAGGTGAAGCATGCATGTGCCAGACAATTTCCTGAGATA is a genomic window containing:
- the lpxK gene encoding tetraacyldisaccharide 4'-kinase; protein product: MNTTSPSLGVNPERLWRWLDRRCPWILRWCAVPYGAVGQFRRAAYQCGWFPRHRLPKPVISVGNMTVGGTGKTPLVMWLAARLHERGKRVAILSRGYGRHCSAVNKLVSDGVSLKGDWRSVGDEAILMAEKCPWAIVAVGPNRYRLGQWVLEQASCDCFLLDDGFQHLSLYRDLDVLLFDATDVEGLSGVVPAGRMREPLSAAKWASTIVFSRTEQVVSVASLQNRIEQSVGTSIVPIRLETEPGMFTHIATGKSQQAVNFKRTACLLFSGIGNPASFRRSVASCGLTVGEEVRYPDHFAYSEKDVEGIRLKMRRVGLDLAITTEKDALKIREYLKHDDPLWALEVHVRMTQGEHQLRKQLHAICP